In a single window of the Lineus longissimus chromosome 4, tnLinLong1.2, whole genome shotgun sequence genome:
- the LOC135486258 gene encoding transcriptional regulator Myc-1-like — MSHIPKSFHWSAHSYCKKMKHPQSIIKNSIGLCPDRESQDYESFHFFEDEIEQDFYAAPAPSEDIWKKFELIPTPPRSPRRDDEDDTDILDMVDGIFSPKSTTERLQLVSEILDDPVTQTIVTPDFFKCACSPNIKSKLIQDCMWSGNLEEDQDCSDEKTDEKPVEKKPASSSVVINANTECVDPSSVFPYPINETTKTAVFKPKESLGIETPSESEDDESDEYDDDDDEEIDVVTVERTIKTSKRRLPTVQVVPNIKIKVKAHSVLPRSSPVNSPIHKSFHNYSMKRKSLSLPGSPQPSSKKLKRELSMQDFKNAVNKFNSNSYSDGRTSRSGSDSEDCEEKRAQHNVLERKRRNDLKFSFFGLRDQIPDLERQERAPKVMILRKASDYIIGLRREQRRLEHLKQAEQSRKEQLLKRIAQLRRTC; from the exons ATGTCGCACATTCCAAAGTCATTTCATTGGAGTGCCCACAGTTACTGTAAAAAGATGAAGCATCCACAGTCGATCATTAAGAACTCAATTGGACTATGCCCCGATCGCGAGAGTCAGGACTACGAATCTTTTCATTTCTTCGAAGACGAAATTGAACAAGATTTCTATGCAGCTCCTGCGCCAAGTGAGGATATTTGGAAAAAGTTTGAACTGATCCCAACACCACCTCGCTCACCTAGGCGGGATGACGAAGATGACACTGACATTTTGGATATGGTTGATGGAATCTTTTCACCAAAATCAACAACAGAGAGATTACAGTTAGTCTCGGAGATCTTGGATGATCCTGTAACGCAAACAATTGTTACACCAGACTTCTTTAAATGTGCGTGCAGTCCGAACATTAAATCAAAACTTATTCAGGATTGTATGTGGTCTGGTAACTTGGAAGAGGATCAGGACTGTTCTGATGAGAAAACAGACGAAAAACCAGTTGAAAAGAAGCCTGCTTCATCGAGCGTGGTTATCAATGCTAACACCGAATGTGTGGACCCTTCATCAGTCTTTCCCTACCCCATCAACGAAACAACCAAGACAGCAGTGTTCAAACCAAAAGAGTCGCTCGGCATCGAAACGCCCTCTGAATCTG AAGATGATGAATCTGAcgagtatgatgatgatgatgatgaagaaattgatgtggtGACGGTCGAGCGAACCATCAAAACCTCCAAACGACGGCTACCTACAGTACAAGTCGttccaaatatcaaaatcaaagtcAAAGCACACTCCGTCCTTCCACGATCATCCCCAGTGAATTCTCCCATCCACAAATCCTTTCACAACTATTCCATGAAGAGGAAATCATTATCGTTACCTGGCTCTCCTCAACCCAGTTCAAAGAAGTTAAAACGTGAACTGAGTATGCAGGACTTCAAAAATGCAGTCAATAAGTTCAATTCAAATAGCTACAGTGATGGACGGACTAGCCGGTCAGGTTCAGATTCGGAGGACTGTGAGGAAAAACGTGCCCAACATAATGTGCTTGAACGAAAGCGACGGAATGATTTGAAATTTAGTTTCTTTGGTCTGAGAGATCAGATCCCTGATTTGGAACGACAGGAACGGGCACCGAAGGTCATGATTTTGAGGAAAGCCTCCGACTATATCATTGGTTTACGACGAGAACAGCGACGATTAGAACATTTGAAACAAGCTGAGCAGAGTAGAAAGGAACAGCTGTTGAAGCGGATAGCTCAACTCAGGCGGACTTGTTAA